One window of Elaeis guineensis isolate ETL-2024a chromosome 11, EG11, whole genome shotgun sequence genomic DNA carries:
- the LOC105053797 gene encoding uncharacterized protein isoform X1 codes for MGQAFRKLFDTFFGNKEMRVVMLGLDAAGKTTILYKLHIGEVLSTVPTIGFNVEKVQYKNVIFTVWDVGGQEKLRPLWRHYFNNTDGLIYVVDSLDRERIGKAKAEFQAIINDPFMLNSVILVFANKQDMRGAMTPMEVCEGLGLYDLRNRIWHIQGSCALRGDGLYEGLDWLAGTLKELQASGRATSVGTSSF; via the exons ATGGGACAGGCCTTTCGGAAGCTCTTCGATACTTTCTTTGGCAACAAAGAAATGAGG GTTGTGATGCTGGGACTGGATGCAGCGGGTAAAACTACTATTTTGTACAAGCTGCACATTGGAGAAGTTTTATCAACAGTGCCAACAATTG GTTTCAATGTAGAGAAAGTTCAGTATAAAAATGTGATATTTACAGTGTGGGATGTTGGTGGGCAAGAGAAACTGAGGCCATTGTGGAGGCATTACTTTAACAACACTGATGGTCTG ATTTATGTAGTTGATTCCTTGGACAGAGAAAGAATTGGGAAAGCCAAAGCAGAGTTTCAG GCCATCATCAACGATCCCTTCATGCTTAACAGTGTCATATTGGTATTTGCAAACAAACAGGATATG AGAGGTGCAATGACCCCGATGGAAGTGTGTGAGGGGCTTGGTCTGTATGATCTGCGGAACCGGATATGGCATATCCAAGGGAGTTGTGCTCTCAGAGGTGATGGCCTCTATGAGGGTTTGGATTGGCTGGCCGGTACTCTGAAGGAACTGCAAGCTTCAGGACGGGCTACCTCCGTTGGCACCTCATCATTCTGA
- the LOC105053797 gene encoding ADP-ribosylation factor isoform X3: MGQAFRKLFDTFFGNKEMRVVMLGLDAAGKTTILYKLHIGEVLSTVPTIGFNVEKVQYKNVIFTVWDVGGQEKLRPLWRHYFNNTDGLIYVVDSLDRERIGKAKAEFQAIINDPFMLNSVILVFANKQDMVLYSFYLERVLAWTCVSTNFWTCTVLYPSLNSFLR; this comes from the exons ATGGGACAGGCCTTTCGGAAGCTCTTCGATACTTTCTTTGGCAACAAAGAAATGAGG GTTGTGATGCTGGGACTGGATGCAGCGGGTAAAACTACTATTTTGTACAAGCTGCACATTGGAGAAGTTTTATCAACAGTGCCAACAATTG GTTTCAATGTAGAGAAAGTTCAGTATAAAAATGTGATATTTACAGTGTGGGATGTTGGTGGGCAAGAGAAACTGAGGCCATTGTGGAGGCATTACTTTAACAACACTGATGGTCTG ATTTATGTAGTTGATTCCTTGGACAGAGAAAGAATTGGGAAAGCCAAAGCAGAGTTTCAG GCCATCATCAACGATCCCTTCATGCTTAACAGTGTCATATTGGTATTTGCAAACAAACAGGATATG GTACTGTATAGTTTTTACTTAGAGAGGGTACTTGCATGGACTTGCGTGTCGACCAACTTTTGGACGTGCACTGTGTTGTACCCATCTTTGAATAGCTTCTTGCGTTGA
- the LOC105053797 gene encoding ADP-ribosylation factor isoform X4 encodes MGQAFRKLFDTFFGNKEMRVVMLGLDAAGKTTILYKLHIGEVLSTVPTIGFNVEKVQYKNVIFTVWDVGGQEKLRPLWRHYFNNTDGLIYVVDSLDRERIGKAKAEFQAIINDPFMLNSVILVFANKQDMRNHVCMPVWETNSMLILNEGALIAEFANSESL; translated from the exons ATGGGACAGGCCTTTCGGAAGCTCTTCGATACTTTCTTTGGCAACAAAGAAATGAGG GTTGTGATGCTGGGACTGGATGCAGCGGGTAAAACTACTATTTTGTACAAGCTGCACATTGGAGAAGTTTTATCAACAGTGCCAACAATTG GTTTCAATGTAGAGAAAGTTCAGTATAAAAATGTGATATTTACAGTGTGGGATGTTGGTGGGCAAGAGAAACTGAGGCCATTGTGGAGGCATTACTTTAACAACACTGATGGTCTG ATTTATGTAGTTGATTCCTTGGACAGAGAAAGAATTGGGAAAGCCAAAGCAGAGTTTCAG GCCATCATCAACGATCCCTTCATGCTTAACAGTGTCATATTGGTATTTGCAAACAAACAGGATATG CGTAATCATGTTTGCATGCCAGTCTGGGAAACTAATAGCATGCTGATCCTTAACGAAGGAGCACTCATCGCAGAGTTTGCAAACTCAGAGAGTTTATGA
- the LOC105053797 gene encoding ADP-ribosylation factor isoform X5, which produces MGQAFRKLFDTFFGNKEMRVVMLGLDAAGKTTILYKLHIGEVLSTVPTIGFNVEKVQYKNVIFTVWDVGGQEKLRPLWRHYFNNTDGLIYVVDSLDRERIGKAKAEFQAIINDPFMLNSVILVFANKQDMLMRAPILLQAIMK; this is translated from the exons ATGGGACAGGCCTTTCGGAAGCTCTTCGATACTTTCTTTGGCAACAAAGAAATGAGG GTTGTGATGCTGGGACTGGATGCAGCGGGTAAAACTACTATTTTGTACAAGCTGCACATTGGAGAAGTTTTATCAACAGTGCCAACAATTG GTTTCAATGTAGAGAAAGTTCAGTATAAAAATGTGATATTTACAGTGTGGGATGTTGGTGGGCAAGAGAAACTGAGGCCATTGTGGAGGCATTACTTTAACAACACTGATGGTCTG ATTTATGTAGTTGATTCCTTGGACAGAGAAAGAATTGGGAAAGCCAAAGCAGAGTTTCAG GCCATCATCAACGATCCCTTCATGCTTAACAGTGTCATATTGGTATTTGCAAACAAACAGGATATG TTGATGCGTGCCCCAATTTTGCTTCAAGCAATCATGAAGTGA
- the LOC105053797 gene encoding uncharacterized protein isoform X2 yields MGQAFRKLFDTFFGNKEMRVVMLGLDAAGKTTILYKLHIGEVLSTVPTIGFNVEKVQYKNVIFTVWDVGGQEKLRPLWRHYFNNTDGLIYVVDSLDRERIGKAKAEFQRGAMTPMEVCEGLGLYDLRNRIWHIQGSCALRGDGLYEGLDWLAGTLKELQASGRATSVGTSSF; encoded by the exons ATGGGACAGGCCTTTCGGAAGCTCTTCGATACTTTCTTTGGCAACAAAGAAATGAGG GTTGTGATGCTGGGACTGGATGCAGCGGGTAAAACTACTATTTTGTACAAGCTGCACATTGGAGAAGTTTTATCAACAGTGCCAACAATTG GTTTCAATGTAGAGAAAGTTCAGTATAAAAATGTGATATTTACAGTGTGGGATGTTGGTGGGCAAGAGAAACTGAGGCCATTGTGGAGGCATTACTTTAACAACACTGATGGTCTG ATTTATGTAGTTGATTCCTTGGACAGAGAAAGAATTGGGAAAGCCAAAGCAGAGTTTCAG AGAGGTGCAATGACCCCGATGGAAGTGTGTGAGGGGCTTGGTCTGTATGATCTGCGGAACCGGATATGGCATATCCAAGGGAGTTGTGCTCTCAGAGGTGATGGCCTCTATGAGGGTTTGGATTGGCTGGCCGGTACTCTGAAGGAACTGCAAGCTTCAGGACGGGCTACCTCCGTTGGCACCTCATCATTCTGA